In Panicum virgatum strain AP13 chromosome 5K, P.virgatum_v5, whole genome shotgun sequence, the genomic window ACTAGAAGTAAGCTAGCTAGTGGTTAATACAGTGTGCAAGCGTAGTACGTgcatggcgtggcgtggcgcggcgcggcgcgttgGGCGGCGAGGTGGTTGGCTTGCTAGAAGCCTAGAACTGGCAGGGCGACGGCGGGCAGAAGAGGCCGTTGCGGGTCCAGAGGTCGGCGAAGGCGTGGAGGATGAGCGGGTGGTGGCGCGGCGAGTTGAGGGAGAGGaactggtggaggaggtcgtTGAGGTCGTCCCACGCGTAGATCTCCTTCTCCACCACCATCTGCACCATGGACTCGCGGAAGTCCTCGTACGGCTCCGCCgagtccaccgccaccgccacgctctcgcgcgccacccgccgcccgtcgtcttccgcgccgtggcgcgcgggggcgggggcgggggcggccgccgcgtgcctgcggcgccggcggtgctgctgctgctgcctccgccgccgccttgcctcctgctgctcccgctcctgcggcggcggcgccacgacCGCCGGCACCGGGTCGTCGTACAGCGAGTTGGTGGCGACGAACGACGCGGGGCCCCAGGAGGAGTCGGTGGAG contains:
- the LOC120708766 gene encoding transcription repressor OFP8-like, producing MSGRSSRRGRSGGGFTLRQPPVVDVGCNCRCPKLFSVFSLSSSSLFRGGGKPKSPNASSTSTTTAFTATTAGGRSGTTATSTDSSWGPASFVATNSLYDDPVPAVVAPPPQEREQQEARRRRRQQQQHRRRRRHAAAAPAPAPARHGAEDDGRRVARESVAVAVDSAEPYEDFRESMVQMVVEKEIYAWDDLNDLLHQFLSLNSPRHHPLILHAFADLWTRNGLFCPPSPCQF